A window of the Enterobacteriaceae bacterium 4M9 genome harbors these coding sequences:
- the cobO gene encoding cob(I)yrinic acid a,c-diamide adenosyltransferase, with protein MNDQRHQQRQQRLKEKVDARVAAAQQERGIMMVFTGNGKGKTTAAFGTATRAVGHGKRVGVIQFIKGEWPNGERTLLEPHGVEFQVMATGFTWDTQNRASDTAACLQVWQHGLRMLADSTLDLVVLDELTYMVAYEYLPLHEVLAALQARPAHQSVIITGRGCHRDLLDMADTVTEMRPVKHAFDAGIKAQLRIDY; from the coding sequence ATGAACGACCAACGCCACCAGCAGCGCCAGCAGCGGCTAAAAGAAAAAGTTGATGCCCGCGTGGCCGCCGCCCAGCAAGAGCGCGGCATTATGATGGTCTTTACCGGCAACGGTAAGGGAAAAACCACCGCCGCTTTCGGCACCGCCACGCGCGCAGTGGGCCACGGTAAACGCGTGGGCGTGATTCAGTTTATTAAAGGCGAATGGCCCAACGGCGAACGCACTCTACTGGAGCCGCACGGTGTGGAGTTCCAGGTGATGGCAACCGGCTTTACCTGGGATACGCAAAACCGCGCCAGCGACACCGCCGCCTGCCTGCAAGTCTGGCAACACGGGCTGCGTATGCTGGCCGATTCCACGCTGGATTTAGTGGTTCTTGATGAACTGACCTATATGGTTGCCTATGAGTACCTGCCGCTCCACGAGGTGCTGGCGGCACTTCAGGCACGTCCGGCTCACCAGAGCGTGATTATTACCGGGCGCGGCTGCCATCGCGACCTGCTGGACATGGCCGATACGGTGACTGAAATGCGCCCGGTGAAGCACGCCTTTGACGCTGGCATTAAAGCCCAACTGAGGATTGATTACTGA
- the rluB gene encoding 23S rRNA pseudouridine(2605) synthase RluB: protein MNDKSEKLQKVLARAGHGSRREIETIISAGRVSVDGKIATLGDRVEVTPSLKLRIDGRLIDIKPVVGQVCRVLAYYKPEGELCTRSDPEGRPTVFDRLPKLNGARWIAVGRLDVNTCGLLIFTTDGELANRLMHPSREVEREYAVRVFGQVDQSKLNELTRGVQLEDGPAAFKTLRFSGGEGINQWYNVTLTEGRNREVRRLWEAVGVQVSRLIRVRYGDIPLPKGLPRGGWTELDLAQTNYLRQLVELAPETTSKVAVEKDRRRTKANQIRRAVKRHSKTSNSSRRTGGGRTGS from the coding sequence ATGAACGACAAGAGCGAAAAGTTACAGAAAGTGCTGGCGCGAGCTGGCCACGGCTCACGCCGCGAAATCGAAACTATTATCTCTGCCGGGCGCGTTAGCGTGGACGGCAAAATCGCCACACTTGGCGATCGTGTTGAAGTGACGCCGTCACTGAAGCTGCGTATTGATGGTCGCCTGATTGATATCAAGCCCGTTGTCGGCCAGGTGTGCCGCGTGCTGGCGTACTATAAGCCGGAAGGCGAACTGTGTACCCGCAGTGACCCCGAAGGCCGCCCAACGGTGTTTGACCGACTGCCGAAACTCAATGGCGCGCGCTGGATTGCCGTGGGCCGCCTTGACGTGAACACCTGCGGTCTGCTGATTTTCACCACTGACGGTGAACTGGCTAACCGCCTGATGCACCCAAGCCGCGAAGTTGAACGTGAATACGCGGTACGTGTGTTTGGCCAGGTGGATCAGTCAAAACTCAACGAACTGACGCGCGGCGTGCAGCTGGAGGACGGTCCGGCGGCGTTTAAAACCCTGCGTTTTAGCGGCGGTGAAGGTATTAATCAGTGGTATAACGTGACGCTGACCGAAGGGCGCAACCGTGAAGTGCGTCGCTTGTGGGAAGCGGTGGGCGTGCAGGTCAGCCGACTGATTCGCGTACGCTATGGCGATATTCCGCTGCCGAAAGGACTGCCGCGCGGTGGCTGGACGGAACTGGACCTGGCGCAAACTAACTATCTGCGCCAACTGGTGGAACTGGCACCGGAAACCACCAGTAAAGTGGCGGTAGAAAAAGACCGTCGCCGCACCAAGGCGAATCAGATTCGCCGCGCCGTGAAGCGCCACAGTAAAACCAGCAACAGCAGCCGCCGTACCGGCGGGGGCCGCACGGGGTCTTAA
- a CDS encoding porin: protein MKKLTAVAKKRGLALSALGIALFAGQTWAAGEPFSYDSPWMFGDWDGSRSALKANGVDFNVNYTMETASNFAGGYNKSTTARYSDQWAFGVNLDLEKFLNWQDSEFQLTITNRDGQNLSGQVADPRTGMLSSVQEVYGRGQTWRLTQFWLRKGFFDDVLDVKAGRVTVAEDFDNFDNNKFQNLAFGSGQGGNWRGDRWYNWPVSQWGGRVKLNITPQVFFQVGFYNQNPYNYARGDGFRFEFRPTEGNLVPVELGWKPTFGPDKLPGNYRIGYYYTSVNSDVYSSWGNGGYNDSAHSWGGYILAQQQLTSQGGSADRGLRLTVQGVMNDKKTSKTDNYQSISLAWKGPFDARPQDEIGMGAGRIHVNSDYTRMLRAQNLANGVSNYNSPTYLPIQNGSEYNYEIYYNVQVNNWLQVRPNLQYISAPGAVSKVDDAFVGGLAANINF from the coding sequence ATGAAAAAACTAACCGCAGTGGCTAAAAAACGCGGCCTGGCGCTGAGTGCTCTTGGCATAGCACTCTTTGCCGGTCAAACCTGGGCGGCAGGTGAGCCTTTCAGCTATGACTCTCCGTGGATGTTCGGCGACTGGGATGGAAGTCGTTCAGCGCTTAAGGCAAACGGTGTTGATTTCAACGTAAACTACACTATGGAAACCGCCTCTAATTTCGCCGGGGGCTATAACAAATCTACGACGGCGCGCTACAGTGACCAGTGGGCGTTTGGTGTTAACCTGGATCTGGAAAAATTCCTCAACTGGCAGGACAGCGAATTCCAGCTGACTATCACTAACCGTGACGGTCAGAACCTCTCCGGGCAGGTGGCAGACCCGCGTACCGGTATGCTCTCTTCAGTGCAGGAGGTGTATGGTCGTGGTCAGACGTGGCGTTTAACGCAGTTCTGGCTGCGTAAAGGCTTCTTTGACGATGTGCTGGACGTTAAAGCCGGTCGCGTTACTGTCGCGGAGGACTTTGATAACTTCGACAATAACAAATTCCAGAACCTGGCATTTGGTAGCGGCCAGGGAGGAAACTGGCGCGGTGACCGCTGGTATAACTGGCCGGTGTCCCAGTGGGGCGGGCGTGTGAAGCTCAACATCACACCGCAAGTGTTCTTCCAGGTGGGTTTCTATAACCAGAACCCGTACAACTACGCGCGCGGCGACGGTTTCCGTTTCGAATTCAGACCGACGGAAGGTAATCTGGTGCCGGTGGAACTGGGCTGGAAGCCGACCTTTGGCCCGGACAAACTGCCAGGTAACTACCGCATTGGCTACTACTACACGTCCGTCAATAGCGACGTTTATAGCAGTTGGGGCAACGGTGGCTATAACGACAGTGCACATTCCTGGGGCGGTTATATCCTCGCCCAGCAGCAGCTGACAAGCCAGGGTGGCAGTGCTGACCGTGGTCTTAGGCTGACGGTGCAGGGGGTAATGAACGACAAAAAAACCTCCAAAACCGACAACTACCAGTCTATTTCACTGGCCTGGAAAGGACCCTTTGACGCTCGTCCACAGGACGAAATCGGCATGGGGGCAGGTCGTATCCACGTGAACTCCGACTATACGCGTATGCTGCGTGCCCAGAATCTCGCCAACGGCGTCAGCAATTACAACAGCCCGACGTACCTGCCTATTCAGAACGGTTCGGAATACAACTACGAGATTTACTACAACGTGCAAGTCAACAACTGGCTACAGGTACGCCCGAACCTGCAATATATTTCGGCACCGGGTGCTGTTAGCAAAGTGGACGACGCTTTTGTCGGTGGCCTTGCCGCCAATATCAACTTCTGA
- a CDS encoding threonylcarbamoyl-AMP synthase — protein sequence MSQFFYIHPDNPQPRLINQAVEIVRKGGVIVYPTDSGYALGCRLEEKNAMERICRIRHLESGHNFTLMCRDLSELSTYAYVDNVAFRLIKNNTPGNYTFILKGTKEVPRRLLQEKRKTIGLRVPSNPIALALLEVLNEPMLSTSLMLPDSEFTESDPDEIKDRLEKQVDLIIHGGYLGQKPTTVIDLTEDTPEVVREGVGDVKPFL from the coding sequence ATGAGTCAGTTTTTCTATATCCACCCGGATAACCCGCAGCCGCGTCTGATCAACCAGGCGGTGGAGATCGTGCGTAAGGGCGGTGTTATTGTTTATCCCACCGATTCCGGGTACGCGCTGGGCTGCAGGCTGGAAGAGAAAAACGCGATGGAACGCATCTGCCGCATTCGCCATCTGGAAAGTGGCCATAACTTTACTCTGATGTGCCGCGATTTGTCGGAGCTGTCGACGTATGCCTACGTTGATAACGTGGCGTTTCGCCTGATTAAGAACAACACGCCGGGTAACTATACTTTTATCCTTAAGGGTACCAAAGAGGTGCCGCGCCGCCTGTTGCAGGAAAAGCGTAAAACCATTGGGCTGCGCGTGCCGTCAAATCCTATCGCTCTGGCGTTGCTGGAAGTGTTGAATGAGCCGATGCTTTCCACTTCATTGATGCTCCCGGACAGTGAATTTACCGAATCCGATCCAGATGAAATCAAAGACCGGCTGGAAAAGCAGGTTGATTTGATTATCCACGGTGGCTATCTGGGGCAGAAACCAACCACGGTTATTGATCTTACTGAAGATACGCCAGAAGTGGTGCGTGAAGGCGTGGGTGACGTCAAACCCTTCCTGTAA
- a CDS encoding PHP domain-containing protein translates to MVFCDANNPGDALSEASKQVMYDLHSHTTASDGLLTPEQLVHRAAEQGIDVLAITDHDTVAGIAPAQAEIARAGLALRLVSGVEISTVWENHEIHIVGLGVDETHPALRTFLANQHQLRESRARMIAERLEKARIPGAWEGAQKYAEGGTVTRSHFARFLIENGRATTIADVFKHYLARGKTGYVPPQWCTIEQAIEVIHHSGGQAVVAHPGRYRLSAKWLKRLLAHFAQCGGDAMEVAQCQQAPDERNQLAQYARQFMLLASQGSDFHQPCPWIELGRKLWLPEGVMPVWQRWSHNEQ, encoded by the coding sequence ATGGTGTTTTGTGATGCGAATAATCCAGGAGACGCTTTGAGCGAAGCCAGCAAGCAGGTGATGTACGACCTACACAGCCATACGACGGCATCTGACGGCCTGCTGACGCCGGAACAGCTGGTGCACAGAGCCGCAGAGCAGGGTATTGATGTGCTGGCGATAACCGATCATGACACGGTGGCAGGCATTGCACCGGCGCAGGCTGAAATTGCCCGTGCCGGGCTGGCGCTGCGCCTGGTCAGTGGCGTCGAGATTTCTACCGTCTGGGAAAATCATGAAATCCACATTGTTGGTCTTGGTGTGGATGAAACGCATCCTGCGCTGCGGACCTTTCTGGCAAACCAGCACCAGCTGCGCGAATCCCGCGCGCGCATGATTGCCGAACGTCTTGAAAAAGCCCGCATTCCCGGTGCCTGGGAAGGGGCGCAAAAATATGCCGAGGGTGGCACTGTCACACGCAGCCACTTTGCGCGTTTTTTGATTGAAAACGGGCGTGCTACCACTATTGCCGATGTGTTTAAACACTATCTGGCACGAGGGAAAACGGGATATGTTCCGCCGCAGTGGTGTACAATAGAACAAGCTATTGAAGTTATTCATCATTCAGGCGGGCAGGCGGTGGTGGCTCATCCGGGCCGCTACCGCTTGTCGGCAAAATGGCTCAAGCGCCTGCTGGCGCACTTTGCGCAATGTGGCGGAGATGCGATGGAGGTGGCGCAGTGTCAGCAGGCGCCGGACGAGCGTAACCAACTGGCGCAATATGCACGACAGTTTATGCTGCTGGCCTCCCAGGGTTCGGATTTTCACCAACCCTGCCCGTGGATTGAACTGGGGCGTAAACTGTGGTTACCGGAGGGCGTTATGCCGGTCTGGCAGCGTTGGAGTCATAATGAACAGTAA
- a CDS encoding anthranilate synthase component 1, whose protein sequence is MEHAKPALELITLAAPYCENPTALFHQLCGARPATLLLESADIDSKDDLKSLLLADSALRITALGNRVTVQALSANGDALLPLLDAALPADVTNTTLPQGRELTFPTPDNMLDEDSRLQSLSVFDALRILQTLVSVPQHEREAMFFGGLFAYDLVAGFEDLPALRQENRCPDYCFYLAETLLVVDHQQQSTRVQASLFTPLDAERARLTQRIAALAEQMHNISTELPVQKLENMALSCNQSDEEYGDVVSQMQQAIRIGEIFQVVPSRRFSLPCPSPLAAYQVLKKSNPSPYMFYMQDNEFTLFGASPESSLKYESHQRQIEIYPIAGTRPRGRRADGELDRDLDSRIELEMRTDHKELSEHLMLVDLARNDLARICTPGSRYVADLTKVDRYSFVMHLVSRVVGELRHDLDALHAYRACMNMGTLSGAPKVRAMQLIASAEGCRRGSYGGAVGYFTAHGDLDTCIVIRSAYVEDGIATVQAGAGVVLDSVPQAEADETRNKARAVLRAIATAHHAKETF, encoded by the coding sequence ATGGAACATGCAAAACCGGCGCTGGAACTGATTACCCTCGCCGCCCCGTATTGCGAAAACCCGACAGCACTATTTCACCAGCTGTGCGGCGCGCGCCCGGCTACGCTGCTGCTGGAATCTGCCGACATTGACAGCAAAGACGACCTCAAAAGCCTGCTGCTCGCAGACAGCGCACTGCGCATTACGGCGCTCGGCAACCGCGTAACGGTACAGGCGCTGTCGGCAAACGGTGACGCACTGCTCCCACTGCTTGATGCCGCACTGCCAGCCGACGTGACCAATACCACTTTACCGCAAGGGCGCGAACTGACCTTTCCGACGCCAGATAACATGCTTGATGAAGACAGCCGCTTACAGTCGCTGTCAGTGTTTGACGCGCTACGCATTCTTCAGACGTTAGTGAGCGTGCCACAACATGAGCGTGAAGCCATGTTTTTCGGTGGCCTGTTTGCCTATGACCTGGTTGCGGGGTTTGAAGATTTGCCCGCGCTGCGCCAGGAAAACCGCTGCCCGGATTACTGCTTTTATCTTGCAGAAACGCTGCTGGTGGTTGACCACCAGCAACAATCTACCCGCGTGCAGGCAAGCCTGTTTACCCCGCTTGATGCTGAGCGCGCTCGCCTGACGCAGCGTATCGCGGCACTGGCAGAGCAAATGCACAACATCAGCACCGAACTACCGGTGCAGAAACTGGAAAACATGGCACTGAGCTGCAACCAGAGCGATGAGGAATACGGTGACGTGGTCAGCCAGATGCAGCAAGCCATTCGCATCGGTGAAATCTTCCAGGTCGTGCCGTCACGCCGTTTCTCACTGCCCTGCCCGTCGCCGCTTGCCGCTTATCAGGTGCTGAAAAAGAGCAACCCCAGTCCGTACATGTTCTATATGCAGGACAACGAGTTCACGCTGTTTGGCGCCTCTCCGGAAAGCTCGCTCAAATATGAATCCCACCAGCGCCAGATTGAAATTTACCCAATTGCCGGAACACGCCCGCGCGGACGCCGCGCTGACGGCGAGCTGGACCGCGATCTCGACAGCCGCATTGAGCTTGAGATGCGTACCGATCACAAAGAGCTGTCCGAACACCTGATGCTGGTGGATCTGGCGCGTAATGATCTGGCGCGTATCTGCACCCCCGGCAGCCGCTATGTAGCCGATCTCACTAAAGTTGACCGCTACTCCTTTGTGATGCACCTCGTTTCCCGCGTGGTCGGCGAACTACGTCACGATCTTGATGCCCTGCACGCCTACCGCGCCTGTATGAATATGGGCACACTGAGCGGCGCCCCCAAAGTGCGCGCAATGCAGCTTATCGCCAGCGCCGAAGGCTGCCGTCGTGGTAGCTACGGCGGTGCCGTCGGTTACTTCACCGCTCACGGCGACCTTGATACCTGCATTGTTATCCGCTCCGCTTATGTCGAAGACGGCATTGCTACCGTACAGGCCGGTGCTGGCGTAGTGCTGGACTCTGTGCCGCAGGCTGAAGCCGACGAAACCCGAAACAAAGCGCGCGCGGTGCTGCGTGCGATTGCCACCGCGCACCACGCAAAGGAGACTTTCTGA
- a CDS encoding anthranilate synthase component II produces MADILLLDNVDSFTWNLVDQLRASGHRVVIYRNQVAIDTILARLSEMEKPVLMLSPGPGAPSDAGCMPELLAHLRSKLPIIGICLGHQAIVEAYGGYVGQAGEILHGKASAVEHDGEAMFAGLPSPLPVARYHSLVGSRIPAELKVTAQFNGMVMAVRHDADRVCGFQFHPESILTTQGAKLLEQTLAWALA; encoded by the coding sequence ATGGCCGATATTCTGCTGCTCGATAACGTGGACTCCTTTACCTGGAACCTGGTGGATCAGTTGCGCGCCAGCGGCCACCGCGTGGTGATTTACCGCAATCAGGTGGCGATTGACACAATCCTTGCGCGCCTGTCTGAAATGGAAAAGCCGGTGCTGATGCTCTCACCGGGCCCAGGCGCCCCGTCTGACGCGGGCTGTATGCCAGAACTGCTCGCACACCTGCGCAGCAAACTGCCGATTATTGGCATCTGCCTTGGCCACCAGGCCATTGTTGAGGCCTACGGCGGCTACGTCGGCCAGGCAGGCGAAATCCTGCACGGCAAAGCCTCGGCCGTTGAACATGACGGTGAAGCCATGTTTGCCGGGCTGCCCTCACCGCTGCCGGTGGCGCGCTACCACTCGCTGGTTGGCAGCCGCATCCCGGCAGAACTGAAAGTCACCGCACAATTTAACGGTATGGTCATGGCGGTACGCCATGACGCCGACCGGGTCTGTGGTTTCCAGTTTCATCCGGAATCGATTTTAACTACTCAGGGAGCAAAGCTGCTTGAGCAAACACTGGCCTGGGCGCTGGCGTAA
- the trpD gene encoding anthranilate phosphoribosyltransferase: protein MQPILEKLFQSQVLTLEESRALFTAIVRGELEPSQLAAALISMKVRGEDPLEIAGAASALLDDAEPFPRPDYTFTDIVGTGGDGSNSINISTASAFVAAACGMKVAKHGNRSVSSRSGSSDLLAAFGIRLDMSAEASRKALDELGVCFLFAPQYHTGFRHAMPVRQQLKTRTLFNVLGPLINPAHPPLALIGVYSAELVQPIAETLKVLGYQRAAVVHSGGMDEVSLHAPTLVAELNNGAIDNYQLSAADFGLAPYAKEALAGGSPEENRDILARLLQGKGDIAHECAVAANVAMLMRLHGHENLRENASHALEVVRSGEAYSRVTALASRG, encoded by the coding sequence ATGCAACCGATTTTAGAAAAACTGTTTCAGTCTCAGGTGCTCACCCTTGAGGAAAGCCGCGCGCTGTTTACCGCCATCGTGCGCGGCGAGCTGGAGCCAAGCCAGCTTGCGGCAGCGCTCATCAGTATGAAAGTGCGCGGCGAAGACCCGCTTGAGATTGCCGGTGCAGCCTCCGCTCTGCTGGATGACGCCGAGCCGTTTCCGCGCCCGGACTACACCTTTACCGACATTGTCGGCACCGGCGGTGACGGCAGCAACAGCATCAATATTTCAACCGCCAGCGCCTTTGTTGCTGCCGCCTGTGGGATGAAGGTCGCCAAGCACGGCAACCGCAGCGTCTCCAGCCGTTCCGGCTCTTCTGACCTGCTGGCCGCGTTTGGCATCCGCCTTGATATGAGTGCTGAAGCGTCACGCAAAGCGCTTGACGAATTGGGCGTGTGCTTTCTGTTCGCACCGCAGTATCACACCGGGTTTCGCCACGCGATGCCGGTACGCCAGCAGCTGAAAACCCGCACGCTGTTTAACGTACTCGGGCCGCTGATTAACCCGGCGCACCCACCATTGGCGCTGATTGGTGTCTACAGCGCAGAACTGGTACAACCCATTGCTGAAACGCTGAAAGTGCTGGGTTACCAGCGCGCCGCCGTCGTACACAGCGGCGGCATGGACGAAGTGTCTTTGCATGCCCCGACGCTGGTGGCCGAACTGAACAACGGCGCTATCGATAACTACCAACTAAGTGCCGCCGACTTTGGCCTTGCTCCTTACGCCAAAGAGGCGTTAGCTGGCGGCTCACCGGAAGAAAACCGTGACATTCTGGCGCGCCTGTTACAAGGTAAAGGTGACATCGCCCACGAATGCGCAGTGGCAGCCAACGTCGCCATGTTAATGCGCCTGCACGGTCATGAAAATTTACGCGAAAACGCCAGCCACGCGCTGGAAGTGGTGCGCAGCGGCGAAGCATATTCCCGCGTTACGGCACTGGCATCGAGAGGATAA
- the trpCF gene encoding bifunctional indole-3-glycerol-phosphate synthase TrpC/phosphoribosylanthranilate isomerase TrpF, producing MKDTVLAKIVADKAIWLEARKAQQPLATFQNDIVASTRSFYDALAGTRTAFILECKKASPSKGLIRDDFDPARIAGVYKDYASAISVLTDEKYFQGSFDFLPVVSGIVSQPVLCKDFIIDPYQIYLARHYQADACLLMLSVLNDDEYRQLAAVAHSLNMGVLTEASNEEELERAIRLEARVVGINNRDLRDLSVDLNRTRQLAPRLGPNVTVISESGISSYANVRELSHFANGFLIGSALMEEDDLPAAVRRVLLGENKVCGLTRAEDARAAYDAGAIYGGLIFVPSSPRAVDAAKAREVMAAAPLRYVGVTRDMPVAEAATLAKSLNLRALQLHGSEDQSYIDELRAALPEQTAIWKALSVGDTLPMRNLRNVERYVLDNGQGGSGQRFDWSLLAGAANLNNVILAGGLGADNCIEAAKAGCAGLDFNSGVESAPGIKDGNKLAAVFRTLRAY from the coding sequence ATGAAGGACACTGTTTTAGCTAAAATTGTTGCAGATAAGGCTATCTGGCTTGAGGCGCGCAAAGCGCAGCAGCCCCTGGCCACGTTTCAGAATGATATCGTTGCCAGCACGCGCAGCTTCTATGACGCACTCGCCGGTACCCGCACGGCCTTTATCCTTGAGTGCAAAAAGGCTTCGCCATCCAAGGGACTGATCCGCGATGATTTCGACCCGGCGCGCATTGCAGGCGTTTATAAAGACTACGCTTCAGCCATTTCCGTGCTGACCGATGAGAAATATTTTCAGGGTAGCTTTGATTTCCTGCCTGTTGTCAGCGGCATCGTCAGTCAGCCGGTGCTGTGCAAAGATTTTATTATTGACCCTTACCAGATTTACCTCGCCCGCCACTACCAGGCGGACGCCTGCCTGCTGATGCTGTCGGTGCTTAACGACGACGAATATCGTCAGCTTGCCGCCGTTGCTCACAGCCTTAATATGGGCGTGCTGACCGAAGCCAGTAATGAAGAAGAACTGGAGCGCGCTATTCGCCTTGAAGCCAGAGTGGTGGGTATCAACAACCGCGACCTGCGCGACCTCTCCGTTGACCTTAACCGTACCCGCCAACTGGCTCCGCGCCTGGGGCCGAATGTCACTGTCATCAGCGAATCCGGCATTAGCAGCTACGCCAATGTGCGTGAGTTGAGCCATTTTGCCAACGGCTTCCTGATTGGTTCGGCGCTGATGGAAGAGGACGATTTACCCGCCGCAGTGCGCCGGGTGCTGCTGGGTGAAAACAAAGTCTGTGGCCTGACCCGCGCCGAAGACGCTCGCGCGGCTTATGACGCTGGCGCTATCTACGGCGGCCTGATTTTTGTGCCTTCGTCACCGCGTGCTGTCGATGCGGCTAAAGCACGTGAGGTGATGGCGGCTGCACCACTGCGCTACGTCGGCGTGACCCGGGATATGCCCGTCGCAGAAGCGGCAACGCTCGCCAAAAGTTTAAATCTGCGTGCATTACAACTGCACGGCAGTGAAGACCAGTCTTACATTGATGAGCTTCGCGCCGCCCTGCCCGAACAAACTGCTATCTGGAAGGCGCTGAGTGTGGGCGACACCCTACCAATGCGCAATCTGCGCAACGTTGAGCGCTACGTGCTGGATAACGGCCAGGGCGGTAGTGGGCAGCGTTTTGACTGGTCGCTGCTGGCCGGGGCTGCAAACCTCAATAACGTGATTCTGGCAGGCGGCCTTGGTGCAGATAACTGTATTGAGGCAGCAAAAGCAGGCTGCGCCGGACTCGACTTCAACTCAGGCGTGGAATCCGCGCCCGGAATTAAAGATGGCAACAAGCTGGCAGCGGTGTTTCGCACCCTGCGGGCTTACTAA
- the trpB gene encoding tryptophan synthase subunit beta — translation MSTLLNPYFGEFGGMYVPQILMPALRQLEAAFVEAQSDPEFQAQFTDLLKNYAGRPTALTKCRNITEGTRTTLYLKREDLLHGGAHKTNQVLGQALLAKRMGKTEIIAETGAGQHGVASAIVCALLGLKCRIYMGAKDVERQSPNVFRMRLMGAEVIPVHSGSATLKDACNEALRDWSGSYEKAHYMLGTAAGPHPFPTIVREFQRMIGEETKAQMLEKEGRLPDAVIACVGGGSNAIGMFADFIDETSVRLIGVEPAGHGIETGEHGAPLKHGRVGIYFGMKSPMMQTDDGQIEESYSISAGLDFPSVGPQHAHLNSTGRADYVSITDDEALDAFQTLCRREGILPALESSHALAHALRMMREDPEKEQLLVVNLSGRGDKDIFTVHDILKARGEI, via the coding sequence ATGAGCACATTACTGAACCCCTATTTTGGTGAATTTGGCGGCATGTACGTGCCGCAAATTTTGATGCCTGCCTTGCGACAGCTTGAAGCCGCCTTTGTTGAGGCACAGAGCGACCCGGAATTTCAGGCGCAGTTTACCGATCTGTTGAAAAACTACGCTGGCCGCCCGACCGCACTGACGAAATGCCGCAATATCACTGAAGGCACGCGCACCACGTTATATCTCAAGCGCGAAGATCTGCTGCACGGCGGGGCGCACAAAACTAACCAGGTACTGGGTCAGGCGCTGCTGGCTAAGCGCATGGGCAAAACAGAAATCATCGCCGAAACCGGCGCAGGTCAGCACGGTGTGGCCTCAGCTATCGTCTGCGCCCTGCTCGGCCTGAAGTGCCGCATTTATATGGGTGCCAAGGACGTCGAGCGCCAGTCACCGAACGTGTTTCGCATGCGCCTGATGGGTGCGGAGGTGATTCCGGTGCACAGTGGTTCCGCCACGCTCAAGGATGCCTGTAACGAAGCGCTGCGCGACTGGTCTGGCAGCTATGAAAAAGCGCACTATATGCTCGGCACCGCCGCTGGCCCGCACCCGTTCCCAACCATCGTGCGTGAATTCCAGCGCATGATCGGCGAAGAAACTAAAGCCCAGATGCTGGAAAAAGAAGGCCGCCTGCCGGATGCCGTTATTGCCTGCGTGGGCGGTGGCTCTAACGCCATTGGCATGTTTGCCGACTTTATCGATGAAACCTCGGTACGCCTGATTGGCGTAGAGCCTGCCGGCCACGGCATCGAGACCGGCGAGCACGGCGCACCGCTCAAGCACGGGCGCGTCGGTATCTATTTCGGCATGAAATCGCCCATGATGCAGACCGATGACGGCCAGATTGAAGAGTCTTACTCCATTTCAGCCGGTCTTGATTTCCCATCAGTTGGACCGCAGCATGCTCATCTCAATAGCACCGGTCGCGCCGACTATGTTTCTATTACCGATGATGAAGCGCTGGATGCCTTCCAGACTCTGTGTCGCCGCGAAGGTATTCTGCCCGCGCTGGAATCATCTCACGCCCTGGCGCACGCGCTGCGCATGATGCGTGAAGACCCGGAAAAAGAGCAGTTACTGGTGGTTAACCTCTCCGGTCGCGGCGACAAAGACATTTTCACCGTTCACGACATCCTGAAAGCACGAGGGGAAATCTGA